One Drosophila subobscura isolate 14011-0131.10 chromosome U, UCBerk_Dsub_1.0, whole genome shotgun sequence DNA window includes the following coding sequences:
- the LOC117901730 gene encoding Krueppel homolog 2: protein MSTSTEQPPRFDSAETNGSESTSQREQQQQQQQQNQNQPQNATAKLLQHIQTNRIDCALWALRLLSIFFTLSYVLPIFTSQQSSFTKVLLANAAISALRLHQRVPAFSFSREFLSKLFGEDSCHYMVYSLIFFNIRPSLLVLVPVLLYSVLHASSYSLKLLDLIGQNSWWGARFIISIVEFQAANILKATAFCEIFIMPYAIVLTFMSHAGLMTPIIYYHYVVMRYTSRRNPYPRNAFAELRISFEALAARSPPAVAKIIRGGIGIVSRLAPHPTPVPAQ, encoded by the exons ATGAGCACATCCACCGAACAGCCACCGCGCTTCGATAGCGCCGAGACCAATGGCTCTGAGAGCACATcacagcgggagcagcagcaacaacaacagcagcagaaccagaaccagccaCAGAATGCGACGGCCAAGCTCTTGCAGCATATCCAAACGAATCGAATTGACTGCGCCCTGTGGGCACTGCGTCTGCTATCGATCTTCTTTACCCTGAGCTATGTTTTGCCCATATTCAC TTCACAACAGAGCTCCTTCACCAaggtgctgctggccaatgcAGCCATCTCTGCCCTTCGCCTGCATCAACGTGTGCCCGCCTTCTCGTTCAGTCGTGAATTTCTGAGCAAATTATTTGGCGAAGACTCGTGTCACTACATGGTGTACTCTCTGATCTTCTTCAACATACGTCCCTCGCTCTTGGTGCTGGTGCCAGTGCTGCTCTACTCTGTGCTGCACGCCTCCAGCTATTCGCTCAAGTTGTTGGAT CTGATTGGCCAGAACTCTTGGTGGGGCGCACGTTTCATCATCTCCATTGTGGAGTTCCAGGCGGCCAATATACTGAAGGCCACAGCATTCTGCGAGATCTTCATTATGCCCTATGCGATTGTACTGACTTTTAT GAGCCACGCTGGCCTGATGACACCCATCATCTACTATCATTATGTGGTGATGCGTTATACCTCACGCCGCAATCCCTATCCCCGCAACGCCTTTGCCGAGCTGCGTATCAGCTTCGAGGCGCTGGCCGCTCGTTCTCCACCTGCCGTTGCCAAAATTATCCGTGgcggcattggcattgtcaGCCGTTTGGCGCCTCACCCAACGCCGGTGCCAGCGCAGTAA